The Virgibacillus sp. MSP4-1 genome has a segment encoding these proteins:
- a CDS encoding response regulator — protein MSVILLADDSAFMRNWLKQIIQQHGPHEFVEAKDGQEAVTVFQAVHPDMVIMDMVMPVKNGLETLSEIMSVDSTAKVIICSSLGTESNVMDAIQAGAKDFVVKPYFKNLGDIVAKHLN, from the coding sequence ATGAGTGTAATTTTACTAGCAGACGATTCAGCTTTTATGAGAAATTGGCTTAAACAAATCATTCAGCAGCACGGGCCACATGAGTTTGTAGAAGCCAAGGATGGACAGGAAGCTGTTACAGTTTTTCAGGCTGTCCATCCTGATATGGTCATTATGGACATGGTAATGCCCGTGAAAAATGGACTTGAAACTCTGTCTGAGATCATGAGTGTTGATTCAACAGCCAAGGTGATTATATGTTCATCACTTGGAACTGAATCAAATGTTATGGATGCGATTCAGGCAGGAGCCAAGGATTTCGTTGTGAAGCCATATTTTAAAAACCTGGGAGACATTGTAGCTAAACATCTGAATTAA
- a CDS encoding NCS2 family permease codes for MNKWMNNFFQLDKYETTLKREVMAGLIGYFAIVYIIAVNSLILSEAGIPLEAAILATIFISFAGCFLMGFWANMPILLVPGMGVNALFSYTMVQSMGLSWPEALAVVLVSGLIFVFIAFSRFAKTLSESIPQSLKEAITVGLGLFLMLIGLEKGGIVEKGTNSIVALGDLGNPAVLATVLTFLIAIILFIRNVPGNFLITVVAGTLIAWAFGLLDAQSNNTSQLSIREYMDVFGSMSFDRLFSITFWIAVFSLTMVLVFENVGLVHGHTNFINRPDGFSRAFQATSVSAMLSGLFGTSPTVATVESSASMAAGGRTGMTAITTGFLFLLSIFFIPVIKLIPSSAIAPILIIIGGLMLQNIRNLDLKDLSESFPAFLIIALIPFTYSIADGMAAGFILYPILKVGIGRAREVSFTLYIIASLFLVNFVVHVIG; via the coding sequence ATGAATAAATGGATGAACAACTTTTTTCAGCTCGATAAGTATGAAACGACACTGAAGAGAGAAGTTATGGCGGGTTTGATTGGTTACTTTGCGATTGTTTATATCATTGCTGTCAACTCTCTCATCCTTTCAGAGGCCGGAATACCACTGGAAGCAGCAATTCTGGCGACGATTTTCATTTCCTTTGCGGGCTGTTTTCTTATGGGATTCTGGGCCAATATGCCAATTCTCCTCGTACCGGGTATGGGAGTAAATGCTTTATTTTCCTATACCATGGTTCAATCGATGGGGCTTTCCTGGCCTGAAGCGTTAGCTGTTGTGCTGGTTTCAGGGCTAATCTTTGTATTCATTGCATTTTCCCGTTTTGCGAAAACGTTAAGTGAATCGATTCCCCAATCCCTGAAGGAAGCCATCACAGTTGGCCTTGGACTCTTTTTAATGCTCATCGGTCTTGAAAAGGGCGGAATTGTAGAAAAGGGTACAAATTCCATTGTGGCACTTGGGGATTTGGGTAATCCAGCTGTGCTTGCGACTGTGCTGACGTTTTTGATTGCCATCATTTTGTTCATACGGAATGTACCCGGCAATTTTCTCATCACAGTTGTGGCAGGAACTTTAATTGCATGGGCGTTCGGTTTACTGGATGCACAGAGTAATAACACCAGTCAGCTATCCATTCGTGAATACATGGATGTTTTCGGTTCGATGTCTTTTGATCGTTTATTCTCTATAACCTTTTGGATAGCGGTGTTTTCCTTAACGATGGTATTGGTTTTCGAAAACGTAGGGTTAGTGCACGGGCATACGAATTTTATTAATCGCCCGGATGGATTTTCAAGGGCATTCCAGGCAACATCTGTTTCGGCTATGTTATCCGGCTTGTTCGGAACGAGTCCTACTGTGGCAACGGTAGAAAGTTCAGCAAGCATGGCAGCAGGAGGCCGGACAGGAATGACGGCGATTACGACCGGCTTTCTGTTTTTGCTGTCCATCTTTTTTATTCCGGTCATTAAGCTGATTCCAAGCAGTGCCATTGCCCCCATTTTAATTATTATTGGCGGACTGATGCTCCAGAATATTCGAAACCTGGACCTCAAAGATCTGAGTGAAAGTTTTCCGGCCTTCCTGATTATTGCTCTCATTCCATTTACGTATAGTATTGCAGATGGGATGGCGGCAGGATTTATTTTATATCCAATCTTAAAAGTCGGGATAGGCCGGGCACGAGAGGTTTCGTTTACACTGTATATTATTGCGTCACTGTTTTTGGTGAATTTTGTGGTTCATGTGATTGGCTGA
- a CDS encoding PTS glucose transporter subunit IIA: MLGKFFKKKNKTSENAEVKDITILAPVSGERVSLEDVPDPVFSQKMMGNGAAIQPKEGKIYAPVNADVIQVFPTKHAIGLKASNGAEILIHVGLETVGLEGEGFTAKVKEGDKVNQGDLLLEFDMDVIKEKAKDTVTPVIITNTDDMSEIAVDDTAKELTAGEHPLLRVSK, from the coding sequence ATGTTAGGGAAATTTTTTAAAAAGAAGAATAAAACTTCAGAAAATGCTGAGGTAAAAGATATTACGATTTTGGCCCCAGTGTCAGGAGAGCGGGTATCGCTTGAAGACGTTCCGGATCCTGTTTTTTCTCAAAAAATGATGGGAAATGGTGCGGCCATTCAGCCTAAAGAAGGCAAGATTTATGCACCTGTAAATGCAGATGTTATACAGGTATTTCCGACAAAGCATGCGATTGGTCTGAAAGCGAGTAATGGTGCAGAAATCCTGATTCATGTCGGCCTTGAAACAGTAGGTCTTGAAGGGGAGGGATTTACTGCAAAGGTCAAAGAAGGTGACAAGGTCAATCAAGGGGATCTGTTACTGGAATTTGACATGGATGTCATTAAGGAAAAAGCGAAGGATACTGTAACACCGGTGATTATTACGAATACAGACGATATGAGCGAAATTGCCGTAGATGATACAGCTAAAGAACTGACGGCAGGGGAACATCCGCTGCTCAGAGTCAGTAAATAA
- a CDS encoding LacI family DNA-binding transcriptional regulator gives MVTIKEIAEMAQVSRSTVSRVLNDSGYVSEEAREKVEKVIEETGYVPSQYAKSLRTKKTKVIGVILPTIQTETPSRIVTGLGKELEKHGYQILLANTNHNKEKELEYLDLLQVRQVDGIVLIATNTAPELIKKIREIPIPVVMIGQEAEDVMYVSYNDYDAARALTSLFIQKGHTKIGFIGVDESDKAVGILRKQGYYDEMQANGLPVEKNWVQKAVFNIDSGYDAMKKIHTSASDLPTAVFAVTDRLAIGAMSYLKQEGLRIPDDVAVAGIGASEISQYIHPKLTTIDYQNEKAGEEAAKQLLSCIHSKKVKDKIILDYRLIEKDSV, from the coding sequence TTGGTAACCATAAAAGAGATAGCAGAAATGGCACAAGTATCAAGATCAACCGTTTCCCGAGTGCTGAATGACTCCGGGTATGTCAGTGAGGAAGCAAGAGAAAAGGTAGAAAAGGTCATAGAGGAAACCGGCTATGTTCCAAGTCAGTATGCAAAATCCTTACGAACCAAAAAGACAAAAGTTATTGGAGTCATTCTGCCAACCATACAAACCGAGACACCGAGCAGAATCGTAACGGGTCTCGGCAAAGAATTGGAGAAGCACGGATACCAGATTCTCTTAGCCAATACCAATCACAACAAGGAGAAGGAGCTGGAATACCTGGATCTGTTACAGGTTCGTCAAGTGGATGGAATTGTGCTGATTGCCACGAATACGGCACCTGAGTTAATAAAGAAAATCAGAGAAATACCCATCCCGGTCGTTATGATTGGTCAGGAAGCGGAGGATGTCATGTATGTTTCCTATAACGATTATGATGCAGCCCGTGCACTGACATCCTTATTTATTCAAAAAGGTCATACAAAAATAGGCTTTATCGGGGTGGATGAATCCGACAAGGCTGTGGGGATTTTACGAAAACAGGGATATTATGATGAAATGCAGGCAAATGGTTTACCTGTAGAAAAGAATTGGGTGCAAAAGGCAGTCTTCAATATAGATTCCGGCTATGATGCCATGAAAAAAATTCATACATCAGCTAGCGACCTTCCAACGGCTGTGTTTGCGGTGACAGATCGGCTGGCGATTGGAGCGATGAGTTATCTGAAACAGGAGGGGTTGCGGATTCCTGACGATGTAGCGGTAGCAGGGATTGGGGCTTCAGAAATTTCCCAGTACATTCATCCGAAACTGACAACGATTGATTATCAGAATGAAAAAGCTGGAGAGGAAGCCGCAAAACAGTTGTTATCCTGCATCCATTCGAAAAAAGTGAAAGACAAAATCATTTTAGACTATAGACTAATAGAAAAAGATAGTGTATGA
- the guaC gene encoding GMP reductase, translated as MENVFDYEDIQLIPAKCVVKSRTECDTSVKLGGYTFKLPVVPANMQTIVDERIARYLAENGYFYIMHRFEPETRRNFVKDMQADGRIASISVGVKEEEYQFVEQLATEGLIPEFITIDIAHGHSNAVIEMIQHIKKHLPDSFVIAGNVGTPEAVRELENAGADATKVGIGPGKVCITKIKTGFGTGGWQLAALRWCEKAASKPIIADGGIRTHGDIAKSIRFGATMVMIGSLFAGHEESPGETVEKDGKLYKEYFGSASEFQKGEKRNVEGKKMYVDYKGPLQDTLNEMEQDLQSSISYAGGRELKSIRHVDYVVVKNSIFNGDKIY; from the coding sequence ATGGAAAATGTATTCGATTATGAAGATATTCAGTTGATTCCGGCAAAATGTGTCGTGAAAAGCCGAACAGAATGCGATACTTCTGTAAAACTTGGGGGATATACATTTAAACTTCCAGTGGTACCTGCAAATATGCAAACCATTGTTGATGAAAGAATTGCCCGTTATTTAGCCGAAAACGGTTATTTCTATATTATGCATCGCTTCGAACCTGAAACCCGTCGTAATTTTGTAAAAGACATGCAGGCAGATGGCAGGATTGCATCAATCAGTGTCGGTGTGAAAGAAGAGGAATATCAATTTGTTGAACAACTAGCTACTGAAGGTTTGATCCCTGAATTTATCACCATTGATATTGCCCACGGTCACTCCAATGCTGTTATAGAAATGATCCAGCACATTAAGAAGCACTTGCCAGACAGCTTTGTAATTGCCGGAAATGTGGGAACACCTGAAGCCGTCAGAGAATTGGAAAATGCCGGCGCCGATGCTACTAAGGTCGGGATTGGTCCAGGAAAGGTTTGTATTACCAAAATTAAAACCGGTTTTGGTACTGGAGGCTGGCAACTGGCCGCTTTACGATGGTGTGAAAAGGCGGCAAGCAAGCCTATTATTGCGGACGGAGGAATCCGGACACATGGGGATATCGCCAAATCAATCCGTTTTGGTGCAACTATGGTCATGATTGGTTCCCTCTTTGCCGGTCACGAAGAGTCACCTGGAGAAACCGTTGAAAAAGACGGAAAGCTTTATAAAGAATATTTCGGCTCTGCTTCCGAATTTCAAAAAGGAGAAAAAAGGAACGTTGAGGGCAAAAAAATGTATGTCGATTACAAGGGTCCGCTCCAGGATACGCTGAATGAAATGGAACAGGACCTGCAATCCTCCATCTCCTATGCTGGAGGAAGGGAATTAAAATCCATTCGACATGTTGATTATGTCGTCGTGAAAAATTCTATTTTTAACGGGGATAAGATATACTAA
- a CDS encoding sucrose-specific PTS transporter subunit IIBC, producing the protein MSENKKIAEELIEAVGGTDNIQSVTHCATRLRFIIQDEDKVEKEKVEDIDKVKGAFFNSGQYQVIFGTGLVNRIYEEVAKFDLKTASKDEQKQEAAEQNGNRLQRAIRTFGDVFVPIIPVLVATGLFMGLRGLFVQEQILAFFGLTPEDIPANLLLYTEILTDTAFIFLPALVAWSTFKVFGGTPIIGIVLGLMLVSPSLPNAWGVAEGADPIMFFGFIPVVGYQGAVLPAFIAGIIGAKLEKSIRKRVPEALDLILTPFLTLLVMSILALFAIGPVFHTVENYILDIVLALLELPFGLAGLILGFFNQIIVITGVHHIFNLLEIQLLENLGENPFNAIVTSAIAAQGGAALAVGLKTKNKKLKALAMPSSVSAFLGITEPAIFGVNLRYGKPFLMGLIGGAAGGFVASITNLAGTGMSITVIPGTLLYLNEQIFLYLLVNIIGIAVAFGLTWMFGYSDEKQLKE; encoded by the coding sequence ATGTCTGAAAACAAGAAAATTGCAGAAGAGCTGATTGAGGCCGTTGGCGGTACAGACAATATTCAATCGGTTACTCATTGTGCCACCCGTCTGCGCTTTATCATTCAGGATGAAGATAAAGTGGAAAAAGAAAAGGTGGAAGATATTGATAAAGTTAAAGGGGCCTTTTTTAATTCGGGACAATACCAGGTCATTTTTGGGACAGGTCTTGTGAACCGAATCTATGAAGAAGTTGCAAAATTTGATTTAAAAACGGCTTCTAAAGATGAACAAAAGCAAGAAGCTGCTGAGCAGAATGGTAACCGTTTACAACGGGCCATCCGCACATTTGGCGATGTATTTGTTCCGATTATTCCTGTTCTGGTTGCAACCGGTTTATTTATGGGATTGCGCGGGCTGTTTGTACAGGAACAGATTCTGGCCTTCTTCGGTTTAACACCTGAAGATATCCCGGCTAATTTACTGCTGTACACAGAAATTCTGACTGATACGGCCTTTATTTTCCTGCCGGCTCTTGTGGCCTGGTCGACATTTAAAGTCTTTGGCGGCACTCCAATCATTGGTATCGTACTTGGTTTGATGCTCGTCAGTCCATCTCTTCCAAATGCGTGGGGTGTAGCTGAGGGTGCGGATCCGATTATGTTCTTTGGTTTTATTCCAGTAGTCGGGTATCAGGGTGCAGTTCTTCCTGCTTTCATAGCCGGTATTATTGGTGCCAAACTGGAAAAATCCATTCGTAAACGAGTGCCTGAAGCGCTAGATCTTATTTTAACACCATTCCTTACATTGTTAGTGATGAGTATCCTGGCTCTATTTGCGATTGGACCTGTATTCCATACCGTTGAAAATTATATTCTGGATATTGTTCTGGCTCTACTTGAGCTTCCATTTGGTTTAGCTGGTTTGATTCTCGGTTTCTTCAACCAGATTATCGTTATTACAGGTGTTCACCACATCTTTAACTTACTGGAAATTCAATTACTTGAGAACTTGGGCGAAAATCCATTCAACGCGATTGTTACGTCAGCGATAGCGGCTCAGGGGGGAGCAGCCCTAGCTGTTGGGTTGAAAACGAAAAATAAAAAACTTAAAGCTCTGGCTATGCCTTCTTCCGTCTCTGCTTTTCTGGGTATTACGGAACCTGCCATTTTTGGTGTTAACTTACGCTATGGAAAACCATTCCTGATGGGACTTATCGGTGGTGCGGCAGGTGGTTTTGTTGCTTCCATTACCAACCTTGCCGGAACAGGTATGTCCATCACGGTTATCCCGGGGACACTCCTTTATCTCAATGAACAGATCTTCCTGTATCTGCTCGTTAATATTATCGGAATTGCCGTAGCATTCGGTTTGACATGGATGTTTGGCTATTCGGACGAAAAACAGCTTAAAGAATAA
- a CDS encoding RNA polymerase sigma factor translates to MTHEDTLTTWFQHYSDDVYNFLIYYVGHGDVEDMVQEVFIKALNHIDTFKHESKPKTWLFSIARNVAIDHMRKKKRDRNKESKLIQHKQTVNEKSPEDIYQLSETRKEVYQAMRCLKRNYYEVLLLRGIQELSVEETAGVLDWSQNKVKVTFHRAMKALKKQLGGVT, encoded by the coding sequence TTGACACATGAGGATACATTGACAACCTGGTTTCAACATTACAGTGATGATGTTTATAACTTTCTGATTTATTATGTGGGACACGGGGATGTGGAGGATATGGTTCAGGAAGTATTCATCAAGGCCCTGAATCATATAGATACCTTTAAACACGAGTCCAAGCCGAAAACATGGCTTTTTAGTATTGCCCGTAATGTGGCGATTGATCATATGCGAAAGAAGAAGAGGGATCGCAATAAGGAATCGAAATTAATCCAGCACAAACAAACCGTAAATGAGAAGTCCCCAGAAGACATTTATCAGTTAAGTGAAACCAGAAAAGAAGTTTATCAGGCGATGCGATGCCTGAAAAGGAATTATTATGAAGTCCTCCTGTTGCGCGGTATTCAGGAATTATCTGTAGAAGAGACAGCTGGAGTTTTAGATTGGAGTCAGAACAAAGTAAAAGTGACATTTCACCGTGCAATGAAAGCCTTAAAGAAGCAATTGGGAGGGGTAACATGA
- a CDS encoding hydroxymethylglutaryl-CoA lyase, producing the protein MQNLPDKIYLKDVGPRDGLQNEETWIETEDKVTMIDKLAQSGLREIEISSFVHPKWIPALSDAREVARQIQRYPDVNYSALVPNQKGLEHALEADLDGISVFMSASETHNQKNINKTIDETYPVLREVVEVAKQENKVVTGYVSTVFDCPFEGRMEPEQVIPVCEQLLESGADYLSLGDTIGSAVPSQVEALLDELLKWYPEEKLIMHFHDTRGMAMANILTSLNYGITHFDSSVGGLGGCPYAPGAAGNVATEDVLYLLHGLGIETGISMDHLLDTAEFIQSKLGKQLPSKSLTHQLSRS; encoded by the coding sequence CTGCAAAATCTTCCTGATAAAATCTATTTAAAGGATGTAGGCCCAAGAGATGGGCTACAGAACGAGGAAACCTGGATAGAAACAGAAGACAAAGTGACGATGATTGATAAACTGGCTCAATCAGGATTAAGAGAAATTGAGATATCTTCCTTTGTCCATCCCAAGTGGATTCCGGCTTTATCCGATGCGAGAGAGGTTGCCAGACAAATTCAGCGTTATCCTGATGTGAATTATTCTGCACTTGTTCCTAATCAGAAAGGACTGGAGCATGCACTTGAAGCTGATCTCGATGGAATTTCTGTATTTATGTCCGCAAGTGAAACCCATAATCAGAAAAATATCAACAAGACGATTGATGAGACATATCCCGTTCTGCGTGAGGTCGTTGAGGTGGCTAAGCAGGAAAATAAGGTGGTCACCGGCTACGTTTCAACGGTGTTTGATTGCCCTTTTGAAGGAAGAATGGAACCGGAGCAGGTGATCCCTGTTTGTGAACAATTACTGGAGTCAGGTGCTGATTATCTGTCGCTTGGAGACACTATTGGATCAGCCGTTCCATCACAGGTGGAAGCTTTACTTGATGAATTATTGAAGTGGTACCCTGAGGAAAAGCTGATTATGCATTTTCACGATACAAGAGGAATGGCGATGGCTAATATACTTACTTCTCTCAATTATGGAATTACACATTTTGATAGTTCTGTAGGCGGGCTGGGTGGCTGCCCATATGCCCCTGGTGCAGCAGGGAATGTTGCAACCGAGGATGTTCTGTATTTATTACATGGCTTAGGAATAGAGACAGGTATCTCAATGGATCATCTTTTGGATACAGCCGAATTTATTCAGAGTAAATTAGGGAAGCAACTGCCAAGCAAATCCCTTACTCACCAATTAAGCAGAAGTTAA
- a CDS encoding sucrose-6-phosphate hydrolase, producing MHQELNNLKRKAHAHAEAYKHVVADDPYRLHYHLMPPVGLLNDPNGFIYFKGKYHIFYQWNPFETAHGAKFWGHYISEDLVHWDSAPAALAPDQWYDKNGCYSGSAVVSDGELYLFYTGNVKDEAGNRESYQCVATSQDGIHFEKKGPVIHVPAGYTAHFRDPKVFRHENNWYMVIGAQTEAEEGLVVLYFSEDLLNWNFLGPITGSRQDQLGDFGYMWECPDLFPLGDKDVLIVSPQGLAPQGIKYQNVFQTGYFSGEVDYQNVRYQHGAFTELDRGFDFYAPQTTLASDGRRLLFGWMGNSEEGDARQPTHEHEWIHALTLPRELEWKDGRLYQKPVRELKHLRKDNIERKDVTFESANPVSFEGINGKVFELEVSILDWNARSFSIKIGKAVKIRYDKIEGILSLEREGFTPDKEMETRKCYLQNLHHLQVYKDTSSIEVFVNHGEEVFSARIFDEPDAESIVFQSDGQLTASLNKWNLDRITEF from the coding sequence ATGCATCAGGAATTAAACAATCTCAAAAGAAAAGCACATGCACATGCAGAAGCGTATAAGCATGTAGTTGCAGACGATCCTTATCGTCTGCACTACCATCTTATGCCACCAGTTGGGTTGTTAAATGATCCAAACGGTTTTATTTATTTTAAGGGAAAGTATCACATTTTTTATCAGTGGAATCCATTTGAAACAGCGCATGGCGCTAAGTTCTGGGGACATTATATATCTGAAGACCTTGTACACTGGGACAGTGCACCCGCAGCTCTGGCACCTGATCAATGGTACGACAAAAACGGTTGTTATTCAGGCAGTGCAGTGGTTTCCGATGGAGAACTCTATTTATTTTATACTGGTAATGTAAAGGATGAAGCTGGAAATCGTGAATCCTATCAATGTGTTGCTACCTCCCAGGATGGCATTCATTTTGAAAAAAAGGGGCCGGTTATTCACGTTCCGGCTGGATATACCGCTCATTTTCGCGATCCAAAGGTGTTTCGTCATGAAAATAATTGGTACATGGTAATCGGTGCCCAGACCGAAGCAGAAGAAGGATTAGTCGTACTTTATTTTTCAGAGGATTTATTAAATTGGAACTTTCTGGGACCTATAACAGGCAGCAGACAGGATCAACTGGGGGACTTCGGTTATATGTGGGAATGTCCGGATTTATTTCCTCTAGGGGACAAGGATGTGCTGATCGTTTCCCCTCAAGGATTAGCCCCACAGGGAATTAAGTATCAGAACGTATTTCAGACGGGTTACTTTTCCGGTGAGGTTGATTACCAGAATGTTCGTTATCAGCACGGAGCCTTTACAGAGTTGGACAGAGGGTTTGATTTCTATGCCCCGCAAACCACATTAGCATCCGATGGTCGTCGTCTGCTGTTTGGCTGGATGGGCAATTCAGAGGAAGGAGATGCTCGTCAGCCAACGCATGAACACGAATGGATTCATGCGTTAACTCTTCCCCGTGAGCTGGAATGGAAGGATGGAAGACTGTATCAGAAGCCGGTACGTGAACTGAAACATTTAAGAAAGGACAACATCGAAAGGAAAGATGTTACTTTTGAGAGCGCCAATCCAGTTTCGTTTGAAGGGATAAACGGAAAGGTTTTTGAGCTTGAAGTATCTATCCTTGATTGGAATGCACGCAGTTTTAGCATTAAAATTGGTAAAGCTGTGAAAATACGTTATGATAAAATAGAAGGGATTCTATCATTGGAAAGAGAAGGGTTCACCCCTGATAAGGAAATGGAAACAAGAAAATGCTACCTTCAAAATCTTCATCATTTGCAGGTTTACAAAGATACATCTTCCATAGAGGTTTTTGTCAACCATGGCGAAGAAGTATTTTCGGCACGTATTTTTGATGAGCCGGACGCAGAATCGATTGTTTTCCAGTCTGACGGCCAATTAACCGCAAGCCTGAATAAATGGAACCTCGATAGAATCACAGAATTTTAA
- a CDS encoding sulfurtransferase: MSFLISVDELKSKMDASDEMVIVDTRFELTNPDAGKAAYLKGHIPQAFYLDLNKDLAGEKTEHGGNHPLPDIHEFAQKLGNIGIDQHTTVIVYDQSNEMFSGRCWWLLHYLGHESVYVLDGGFERWQEKGYETTTKQPVAEKKTFIPKPRTDEVVDIHQVKDKLQEDSAILIDSRSKDRYLGKNEPLYKKAGHIPGAKNYFYKDVLSEDGQWKDPDNLNQHFASLPKDKEIMVSCGSGVSATPNIMALKMAGFHNVKLYPGSFSDWISYEENEVETEEE, from the coding sequence TTGTCATTTTTAATATCTGTGGATGAGTTAAAATCAAAAATGGATGCTTCCGATGAGATGGTCATTGTTGATACACGATTTGAGTTAACGAATCCGGATGCAGGCAAAGCAGCATACCTCAAAGGTCATATTCCCCAAGCGTTCTATTTGGACTTGAATAAGGATCTAGCCGGAGAAAAAACAGAGCACGGCGGAAATCATCCTCTGCCGGACATTCATGAGTTTGCTCAAAAGCTCGGGAATATCGGAATTGATCAACATACAACCGTGATCGTTTATGATCAGAGCAATGAAATGTTTTCAGGCAGATGCTGGTGGCTCCTTCATTATTTAGGACACGAAAGCGTCTATGTTCTGGACGGTGGTTTTGAACGCTGGCAGGAAAAGGGCTATGAAACAACGACGAAACAGCCCGTTGCTGAAAAGAAAACCTTTATTCCAAAGCCCAGAACAGATGAAGTCGTGGATATTCACCAGGTCAAAGATAAGCTCCAGGAGGACTCGGCAATTTTAATTGACTCCCGCTCCAAAGACCGCTATCTGGGCAAAAATGAACCCTTATATAAAAAAGCCGGCCACATTCCCGGAGCCAAAAACTACTTTTATAAGGACGTTTTAAGCGAGGATGGACAATGGAAGGATCCGGATAATCTGAATCAGCACTTTGCCAGCCTTCCGAAAGATAAGGAAATTATGGTTTCCTGCGGGTCCGGCGTCTCTGCTACTCCGAATATTATGGCTCTGAAAATGGCCGGATTCCATAATGTTAAACTCTACCCGGGAAGCTTCAGTGACTGGATTTCCTATGAAGAAAATGAAGTAGAGACAGAGGAAGAATAG
- a CDS encoding anti-repressor SinI family protein gives MRKDELDKEWVALMLEAKQIGLTIDEIRDYFTGRRAEKKLEAKKTV, from the coding sequence ATGAGAAAGGATGAATTGGATAAAGAATGGGTGGCACTAATGCTTGAGGCAAAACAGATCGGACTGACCATTGATGAAATCCGGGATTATTTTACAGGCAGAAGGGCAGAGAAAAAGTTAGAAGCGAAGAAAACGGTCTGA
- a CDS encoding ROK family protein, with protein MIGGIEAGGTKFVCAVGDENGHVKEKTTFPTEDPDQTLEDVEEFFKQYEIQALGVGTFGPVDLDAKSSTYGTIQKTPKINWQYYPFLQKLKEIFSVPIAMDTDVNAACLGEFTYGAARNADSSLYITVGTGIGAGLVQHGRVFQGKNHSEMGHILIPKHPDDDFGGNCPSHGTCFEGLASGPAIEKRYGKKGHLLAEEAHVWELEAYYLAQAIMSYYVILSPEKIILGGGVMKQEKLYPMVQDKFMELLNGYLEVENVKDLIVAPELDDEQGVIGSVMLGLKALEKKA; from the coding sequence TTGATTGGCGGCATAGAGGCTGGTGGAACAAAATTTGTATGTGCTGTCGGCGATGAAAACGGCCATGTAAAAGAGAAAACAACATTTCCTACAGAGGATCCAGATCAGACGCTTGAAGATGTAGAGGAATTTTTTAAACAATATGAAATCCAGGCGCTCGGTGTCGGTACATTCGGGCCGGTGGATCTGGATGCTAAAAGCAGTACGTATGGGACGATACAGAAGACCCCTAAGATCAATTGGCAGTACTATCCTTTCTTACAAAAACTGAAGGAAATCTTCTCAGTGCCGATTGCCATGGATACAGATGTCAATGCTGCATGTCTGGGTGAATTCACGTATGGAGCAGCCCGTAATGCGGATTCCAGTCTGTATATCACGGTAGGAACTGGAATCGGTGCAGGATTGGTGCAGCACGGCCGAGTATTTCAGGGGAAAAATCATTCAGAAATGGGCCATATTCTCATTCCAAAACATCCGGATGATGATTTTGGAGGGAATTGTCCCAGTCATGGTACTTGTTTTGAGGGACTCGCATCAGGTCCTGCGATTGAAAAACGCTATGGGAAGAAAGGGCACCTGCTGGCTGAAGAGGCCCATGTTTGGGAGCTTGAAGCTTATTACTTAGCCCAGGCTATTATGAGCTACTATGTTATCCTCTCACCGGAGAAAATCATTCTTGGTGGTGGCGTCATGAAGCAGGAAAAATTATATCCAATGGTCCAGGATAAATTTATGGAATTATTAAATGGTTATTTAGAGGTGGAAAATGTAAAAGATCTGATTGTAGCTCCGGAACTCGATGATGAGCAGGGTGTCATTGGATCTGTTATGTTAGGGCTAAAAGCTTTGGAGAAGAAGGCATAA